Genomic window (Chondrocystis sp. NIES-4102):
GTCCTAAAGGTGATGGTTTAGGCGGTATTGGTGGACAATCTCAAATGTTTACTAGTACAAAAAGTGCCGAAAATACCTTAAACAGGGTTACTTGGGGACTAGGAGTTGCCTTTATGGCTTTAACTATAGTTTTGAGTGCAGGGTGGCTAGGTTAAGAAAAGAATTATCAGTAGTTAGTAAAAATGAATAAGTGGCGATCGCGATTATGGTTGAAGCTAATTATCTTAACTCTAATTAGTTGTATATTTAGCATAAGCATTAAAAGCGTTGTTGTTCACTCTCAGCCATCATTATCTACAGCCTTACCGCCATTAAAAATTCATACCCTACCTAAATTTTTAGCCAATTGGCAAGATACAACTAATAGTGGTGATTATTTCAGCCAAATTAAATCAACTTACTTGGGGTATTTAATTTGGTCAAGTTTTCCAGTAAAAATTTTTATCGAACAACCCCAGATTATAGAAGAAAGTGCAGCTAATCAACGCTTTGGGCGATGGGTGGAAACAATAAATACAGCGATCGCCCAATGGAATATTTATTTTCCCCTACAAAAAGTAAATA
Coding sequences:
- the secG gene encoding preprotein translocase subunit SecG, whose amino-acid sequence is MNTYQIVQIIWAVCAFLTVVLILLHSPKGDGLGGIGGQSQMFTSTKSAENTLNRVTWGLGVAFMALTIVLSAGWLG